A region from the Syntrophorhabdaceae bacterium genome encodes:
- a CDS encoding flagellar basal body P-ring protein FlgI, with product MKHNEWNSEERRPIADTVYGARSGKETSAGENGSEEWKCEEDKDIIVEGDGSLCPVVSHDCETKAGLKTRGTEERKPQRATGTLVLDAATKSRIIARVFHVFALVCIYLVCLAATPYAARIKDLAYVNGVRTNQLVGYGLVTGLRGTGDKANTIFTTQSLANMLENMGVRVDPTAIKVNNIAAVVVTANLPPFAKIGNRIDVTVSSIGDARSIEGGVLLITQLKGADGEVYGVAQGPVVVGGFLASGQGATVQKNHPTVGRIANGATIEREVEYGNFKMDSTTLSLKMPDFTTAKRVADRINEVFAEAAFAKDGGTVTVETPQSLKANPVKFLSAVENLEVAPDVAAKIIVDEKTGTVVIGENVKISTVAIAHGNLSVQIKESEKVSQPLPFTQGQTVVTPDTTMKVEEEKGKFYLMESGVTIRELVNALNATGVSSRDVITILQTIKASGALQAELEVI from the coding sequence ATGAAACATAACGAATGGAACAGCGAAGAGAGAAGACCGATAGCCGACACCGTTTACGGAGCGCGAAGCGGGAAAGAAACATCTGCCGGTGAGAATGGAAGCGAAGAATGGAAATGCGAAGAGGACAAAGATATAATTGTCGAGGGCGATGGATCGCTTTGCCCGGTTGTGTCTCACGATTGTGAAACCAAGGCAGGGCTCAAGACCAGGGGAACAGAAGAACGGAAGCCACAGCGTGCGACCGGTACGTTGGTCCTCGATGCAGCGACAAAATCGAGGATTATTGCGCGTGTATTCCATGTTTTCGCTCTTGTATGTATTTACCTCGTGTGCCTGGCGGCCACCCCATATGCTGCACGGATAAAGGACCTTGCATATGTAAATGGGGTCAGGACCAATCAGCTTGTGGGTTACGGTCTGGTCACGGGCCTTCGCGGCACAGGGGACAAAGCGAACACGATATTTACGACCCAATCTCTTGCCAACATGCTGGAGAATATGGGGGTAAGAGTTGACCCCACGGCAATAAAGGTCAACAATATCGCCGCCGTGGTCGTGACGGCCAACCTGCCGCCCTTCGCGAAGATCGGAAACAGGATAGACGTTACGGTCTCTTCTATCGGCGACGCGCGGAGCATTGAAGGCGGAGTCCTTTTGATCACCCAGCTCAAAGGGGCTGACGGAGAGGTATATGGAGTGGCCCAGGGACCAGTAGTTGTCGGCGGTTTTCTGGCGAGCGGTCAGGGGGCGACAGTACAAAAGAATCACCCCACCGTAGGACGAATAGCCAATGGGGCAACCATAGAACGGGAGGTCGAATACGGCAATTTCAAAATGGATTCAACCACACTTTCCCTGAAAATGCCCGACTTTACCACCGCAAAGAGGGTTGCTGACCGTATCAATGAGGTGTTTGCAGAAGCGGCTTTTGCTAAGGATGGCGGTACGGTGACTGTCGAAACGCCACAGAGTCTTAAGGCGAATCCGGTTAAATTTCTTTCGGCGGTTGAAAATCTCGAAGTGGCGCCTGATGTCGCGGCAAAAATCATCGTTGACGAGAAGACGGGCACGGTTGTTATCGGTGAAAACGTGAAGATATCGACGGTGGCTATCGCACATGGTAATCTTAGCGTTCAAATTAAGGAGAGCGAGAAGGTGAGTCAGCCCTTGCCATTCACGCAAGGTCAGACGGTTGTCACTCCGGATACGACAATGAAGGTCGAAGAAGAGAAAGGGAAATTCTATCTCATGGAGAGCGGTGTGACGATCAGGGAGCTGGTCAATGCGCTCAATGCCACCGGGGTATCTTCCCGGGATGTGATCACGATTTTGCAAACGATCAAAGCCTCCGGGGCTTTGCAGGCTGAGCTGGAAGTGATATGA
- the flgM gene encoding flagellar biosynthesis anti-sigma factor FlgM has product MKIENDKQTGLLDSLVKSTQSKLQKEPATEKKGNQGAFDKVELSSGKQEISELKERVKAEPAARQDKVDAMKEAIQNQTYNVKGELVAKSMLKSQLLDELL; this is encoded by the coding sequence ATGAAGATAGAGAATGATAAGCAAACCGGTCTTCTGGATAGTCTCGTAAAGTCTACACAGAGTAAGCTGCAAAAGGAACCGGCAACGGAAAAGAAGGGCAACCAAGGCGCTTTCGACAAAGTTGAGCTGTCCTCCGGGAAACAGGAAATCAGTGAGTTGAAAGAACGGGTAAAGGCTGAGCCCGCAGCGAGGCAGGACAAAGTGGACGCTATGAAAGAGGCGATCCAGAACCAGACGTACAATGTGAAAGGCGAACTGGTTGCAAAGAGCATGCTGAAAAGTCAGCTTTTGGATGAGTTGCTGTAA
- the flgN gene encoding flagellar export chaperone FlgN, with amino-acid sequence MNDKPVIELARKEQKALKEFLKVLQGERDAIISFSLEGIIQENNRKEEILRKLEYLKMEKEKLFESLSDKEEILDSQTWQALTKEMHHTMKEIKIALQKNMKLLSFSIDHVRSSIEHIIGFLNTAPAYGKKPEQRPVLFSKVI; translated from the coding sequence ATGAATGACAAACCCGTCATAGAACTTGCACGGAAAGAGCAGAAAGCCCTGAAAGAGTTCTTGAAAGTTCTTCAGGGAGAGAGGGATGCGATCATTTCCTTCTCCCTTGAAGGCATCATCCAGGAAAACAACAGGAAAGAAGAGATATTAAGAAAACTCGAATACCTGAAGATGGAAAAGGAAAAACTCTTCGAATCCTTGAGTGATAAAGAAGAAATATTGGATAGCCAGACCTGGCAAGCATTGACAAAAGAAATGCATCACACCATGAAGGAAATAAAGATTGCCCTTCAGAAGAACATGAAACTGCTTTCCTTTTCAATCGATCATGTTCGGTCATCCATAGAACATATTATCGGTTTTTTGAATACTGCTCCTGCGTATGGCAAAAAACCGGAACAAAGACCCGTACTTTTCTCAAAGGTTATCTAA
- the flgK gene encoding flagellar hook-associated protein FlgK gives MGITSILNVAQNALFAQQTAMQVVSNNVANASTDGYMREEAVFNEAPSVQTDFGMMGNGVSIEKVMAQYDKYLESSLSKENAATEEQKTYEQYFSRLESILSDSNTNLTSNITSFFNSWQSLSTDPLNTTSRTNVAMQGTNMCSSIRNVYSELKSIQAEANSNVAQQVTSINGILHSLAEVNTKMYEEGAGGKDDASLISQRTKLIKDLSGIMNIQSFEDKDGGMSVMTSNGKILVDRGNVNELSAQASGASGFYSVVWNSGSGVSIDITNNIQGGSLKSYIDLRDNQIAGFIGTINDLAQSLMTEVNNIHSTGYTANGTTGINFFKNLTSDYACNIDISDEVKTDVGNIAATSSTSNTSGNDIALALANLGSASVTISGQNTTYTDYAASIGSTVGNLSKNAQDLYQYHQNILSAVQSQRDSLSGVSINEEMTNLIKFQYAYQAAARLLNTADSLFSTLLAIGGNTAA, from the coding sequence ATGGGTATAACCTCGATCTTAAACGTCGCACAAAACGCCCTTTTTGCGCAACAGACTGCAATGCAGGTGGTCTCCAATAACGTAGCCAACGCCAGCACGGACGGCTACATGCGAGAGGAGGCCGTATTCAATGAGGCGCCCTCGGTGCAAACCGATTTTGGCATGATGGGAAACGGTGTGAGTATAGAGAAAGTAATGGCCCAGTATGATAAATACCTTGAGTCGTCGCTGTCGAAGGAAAATGCCGCTACGGAAGAACAGAAGACCTATGAGCAGTATTTCAGTCGCCTGGAAAGCATCTTGAGCGACAGCAATACGAACCTCACTTCGAACATTACCAGTTTCTTTAATTCGTGGCAATCGCTGTCTACCGACCCATTGAACACCACTTCGCGGACGAATGTGGCAATGCAAGGCACGAATATGTGCAGCAGCATTCGTAATGTGTATAGTGAGCTGAAAAGCATTCAGGCAGAGGCAAACAGCAACGTGGCGCAGCAGGTCACGAGCATAAACGGGATTCTGCATTCCCTGGCCGAGGTTAACACCAAGATGTATGAGGAAGGCGCCGGCGGTAAGGATGATGCGTCGCTCATAAGCCAGAGAACCAAGTTGATCAAGGACCTTTCCGGAATAATGAATATCCAGTCCTTCGAGGATAAGGACGGCGGAATGAGCGTTATGACGTCGAACGGCAAGATTCTTGTGGACAGAGGAAACGTTAATGAGCTCTCGGCGCAGGCATCCGGTGCGAGCGGCTTCTACAGCGTGGTCTGGAACAGTGGGAGCGGGGTGAGTATTGACATCACCAATAATATCCAGGGCGGCTCGCTAAAGAGTTACATCGACTTGAGAGACAACCAGATCGCAGGATTTATCGGCACAATCAACGACCTTGCCCAATCGCTTATGACCGAGGTGAACAATATCCACAGCACGGGCTATACGGCGAACGGCACCACCGGCATCAATTTCTTCAAGAATCTCACATCGGATTATGCATGTAACATCGATATCAGCGATGAGGTGAAGACAGACGTGGGAAATATAGCGGCCACCTCGTCGACGTCGAATACATCAGGTAACGATATTGCGCTGGCGCTTGCCAACCTGGGGAGCGCTTCAGTGACGATCAGCGGACAGAATACGACCTACACGGATTACGCTGCGTCGATCGGGAGCACCGTCGGTAACCTCTCCAAGAACGCCCAGGACCTTTACCAGTACCATCAAAACATTCTGAGTGCCGTACAATCGCAGCGAGACAGCCTGTCAGGGGTTTCCATCAATGAAGAGATGACGAACCTCATAAAATTCCAGTATGCATACCAGGCCGCGGCCCGGCTCTTGAACACCGCAGACTCACTGTTTTCAACTCTGTTGGCTATCGGAGGTAACACAGCGGCATGA
- a CDS encoding flagellar basal body L-ring protein FlgH, with protein MMKTTAMILILTATCHGLIACDIPHESRIKDEPFVIDNTYKQTKPAAAQAPGTIWRGASTTNTIFGDLRARAVGDIITVKIVEVSQASESATTDTKRTSQTTAGINNFLGLESNNFPSSINPSKFIDANTQNDFSGSGATTRTGSLSATITARVVDVLPSGNLAIEGKREIVVNNEKKEILLQGIVRQKDIAYDNSVLSTQIADAKVIYTGIGIVGEKQRPGFLARIFDMFWPF; from the coding sequence ATGATGAAGACAACCGCAATGATACTTATCTTGACTGCGACTTGCCACGGACTGATCGCATGCGATATCCCGCATGAGTCACGGATCAAAGATGAACCTTTCGTGATCGACAACACCTATAAACAGACCAAGCCCGCGGCTGCTCAGGCCCCTGGGACTATCTGGAGAGGTGCGAGCACCACGAACACTATTTTTGGAGATCTCAGGGCAAGGGCCGTGGGAGATATCATCACCGTAAAGATTGTCGAGGTCTCCCAGGCTTCGGAATCGGCGACCACTGATACCAAAAGAACCTCCCAGACAACCGCCGGAATCAACAATTTCCTGGGATTGGAATCAAATAACTTTCCCTCGAGCATCAACCCCTCAAAATTCATCGATGCCAACACACAGAACGATTTTTCCGGCTCGGGCGCCACCACAAGGACCGGATCGCTGAGCGCGACGATCACAGCGAGGGTTGTCGATGTACTACCCAGTGGAAACCTGGCGATTGAAGGCAAGAGGGAAATCGTCGTCAACAATGAGAAAAAAGAGATCCTGCTGCAGGGTATCGTGAGACAGAAAGATATTGCCTACGACAATTCTGTGCTTTCCACTCAGATCGCAGATGCGAAAGTGATCTATACGGGTATCGGGATTGTCGGAGAAAAGCAGAGGCCCGGATTCCTTGCAAGGATTTTTGATATGTTCTGGCCGTTCTGA